One segment of Salvelinus fontinalis isolate EN_2023a chromosome 42, ASM2944872v1, whole genome shotgun sequence DNA contains the following:
- the LOC129841465 gene encoding zinc finger protein with KRAB and SCAN domains 8-like, which yields MANCNEMGFHTQIASVMEVLANAAVAEICKLVDDDYAVFRLEISQSQKENSGLRRKLQLLELKVARERRPSSVKILDRYKTGLARGEGHLIGGHRSFVKPAGHNTWKDDQPITVDEASGSSTQHVVVIESADAGPGFKLERSEGDEDPRHSRNFQTGVEDPTTTPAQPRTRRSITEVSGTLNAALKSKTDTKTLTVTHSLLHTGPDQISDPGLGRLGCPPAPGSDYLPVFHQSQRPVNSRGDGDGDKLDTGSEEPACSYTTEKDPGNMPLGLETQTDLSIGAWNQYSSTVYSEGYLDKKGEGLVINEVTVKLEGDVPSTWNADNHLGEGHSQGRDFIDYRESLETNPNVATHSPLHTLSDRDPVSTSMGSSDSHGHVFFNQVLNSNNRAKAQGRGGGATSGNSKEKRFLCMFCNKGFSCPQKVEIHQRVHTGEKPFSCTQCHMRFTEAGTLKRHQRVHTGEKPYSCPQCEKRFSRQDKLKRHLKVHTGERPFACTHCGKRFSERSYLRIHQEKTHSTL from the exons atggctaactgtaaCGAAATgggttttcacactcaaatagcctccgtcatggaggtgctagcgaatgcagccgtggcagagatctgtaaactcgtagacgacgactatgcagtgtttcgtttggaaatttctcaaagccagaaagaaaacagcGGATTACGGAGGAAACTACAGCTACTGGAACTGAAGGTGGCACGGGAGCGTCGTCCCAGTAGTGTCAAGATCCTCGACCGATACAAAACAGGATTGGCTAGAG gtgaaggacatctcaTTGGAGGCCACAGGAGCTTTGTGAAGCCAGCAGGACACAATACGTGGAAGGATGACCAACCAATTACTGTTGATGAGGCGAGTGGATCCTCAACCCAGCACGTTGTCGTGATAGAG TCTGCAGATGCAGGTCCTGGGTTCAAGCTAGAGAGGTCTGAAGGAGACGAGGACCCACGGCACAGCAGAAACTTTCAGACTGGAGTCGAGGACCCTACCACCACCCCAGCGCAGCCCAGGACCCGACGCAGCATCACGGAGGTCAGTGGAACGCTGAACGCCGCCCTCAAGTCAAAGACAGACACCAAGACGTTAACTGTAACACACAGTCTCTTACACACAGGACCTGACCAAATATCAGATCCAGGTCTGGGGAGACTGGGCTGTCCTCCTGCTCCCGGCTCAGACTATTTACCAGTATTTCATCAGAGCCAGAGGCCTGTTAATTCCCGTGGAGATGGGGATGGTGACAAGTTAGACACTGGTAGTGAGGAGCCTGCTTGTTCTTACACCACAGAGAAGGACCCTGGCAACATGCCCCTGggtttagagacacagactgatcTGTCTATAGGGGCCTGGAATCAGTACAGTAGTACTGTATACTCTGAAGGGTACTTAGATAAGAAAGGGGAGGGGCTTGTCATAAATGAAGTGACTGTGAAATTGGAAGGCGACGTTCCTTCCACATGGAATGCAGATAATCACCTAGGAGAAGGACACTCGCAGGGCAGAGATTTTATAGACTACAGGGAAAGCTTAGAGACAAATCCAAATGTTGCCACCCACTCCCCTTTACACACGCTCAGTGATCGAGACCCCGTGTCCACGTCGATGGGATCTTCAGATTCACACGGCCATGTCTTTTTCAATCAGGTATTGAACTCAAACAACAGGGCTAAAGCCCAGGGTCGGGGAGGGGGAGCCACATCAGGCAATAGTAAAGAGAaacggttcctctgcatgttctgtaacaaaggcttcagctgcccccagaaggtggagatccaccagagggtccacacaggggagaaaccattCAGCTGCACCCAGTGCCACATGCGCTTCACCGAGGCTGGCACCCTGAAgcggcaccagagggtccacacaggggagaaaccttacagctgccCCCAGTGCGAGAAGAGGTTCTCCCGCCAGGACAAACTGAAGAggcacctgaaggtccacacgggAGAGAGGCCGTTCGCCTGTACGCACTgcgggaagaggttctcagagaggagctacctcagAATACATCAGGAGAAAACCCATTCCACTCTATAA